In the Scyliorhinus torazame isolate Kashiwa2021f chromosome 22, sScyTor2.1, whole genome shotgun sequence genome, one interval contains:
- the LOC140399492 gene encoding tubulin alpha chain-like, giving the protein MRECLSLHIGQAGVQIGNACWELYCLEHGIQPDGQMPSDKTIGGGDDSFNTFFSETGAGKHIPRAVFVDLEPTVIDEVRTGTYRQLFHPEQLITGKEDAANNYARGHCSVGKEIVDLVLDRVRKVADLCTGLQGFLIFHSFGGGTGSGFTSLLMERLSVDYGKKAKLEFSVYPAPQISTAVVEPYNSVLVTHCTLEHSDCAFMVDNEAIYDVCRRNLDIERPTYTNLNRLIGQVLSSITASLRFDGALNVDLTEFQTNLVPYPRIHFPLATFAPLISAEKAYHEQLSVSELTNSCFEPANQMVKCDPRQGKYMACCMLYRGDVVPKDVNAAIATIKTKRSIAFVDWCPTGFKVGINYQPPTVVPGGDLAKVQRALCMLSNTTAISLAWTRLNLKFDKMYAKRAFVHWYVGEGLEEGEFQDAREDMASLEKDYEEVGVDSSSLDRKGEEEE; this is encoded by the exons ATG CGTGAGTGTCTTTCACTCCACATTGGTCAGGCGGGTGTGCAGATCGGAAACGCTTGCTGGGAGCTGTATTGTCTGGAGCATGGCATCCAACCGGATGGGCAGATGCCCAGTGACAAGACCATCGGAGGTGGTGACGACTCCTTCAACACCTTCTTCAGTGAGACAGGGGCGGGGAAACACATTCCCCGAGCCGTGTTCGTAGATCTGGAGCCCACTGTGATTG ATGAGGTCCGCACCGGCACCTACCGACAGCTCTTTCACCCCGAGCAGCTCATCACCGGTAAGGAGGATGCGGCGAATAACTACGCCCGGGGCCATTGCTCGGTGGGCAAGGAGATTGTGGATCTGGTCCTGGATCGTGTCCGGAAGGTG GCTGATCTCTGCACAGGGTTACAGGGGTTCCTCATCTTCCACAGTTTTGGGGGTGGCACGGGCTCGGGTTTTACTTCCCTCCTGATGGAGAGACTCTCCGTCGACTACGGGAAGAAAGCTAAGCTGGAGTTTTCCGTTTACCCTGCTCCCCAGATTTCCACCGCGGTGGTTGAGCCGTACAACTCTGTGCTGGTGACCCACTGCACCCTCGAGCACTCTGACTGTGCCTTCATGGTGGACAATGAGGCCATTTACGATGTCTGTCGGCGGAACCTTGACATTGAGAGACCAACTTACACCAACCTCAACCGTCTCATTGGACAGGTACTGTCGTCCATCACCGCCTCACTCCGGTTCGACGGTGCCCTCAATGTGGACCTGACTGAGTTTCAGACCAACCTGGTTCCCTATCCCCGCATTCACTTCCCTCTGGCAACCTTCGCCCCTCTCATTTCGGCCGAGAAAGCTTACCACGAGCAACTCTCGGTGTCAGAGCTCACCAACTCATGTTTTGAACCAGCCAACCAGATGGTGAAGTGTGACCCCCGCCAGGGCAAGTACATGGCGTGCTGCATGCTGTACCGAGGAGACGTGGTGCCGAAGGACGTCAACGCCGCCATCGCCACCATCAAGACCAAGCGCTCAATCGCGTTTGTTGACTGGTGTCCCACTGGGTTCAAG GTTGGCATCAACTACCAGCCCCCAACAGTGGTGCCAGGGGGTGACCTGGCAAAGGTGCAACGGGCCCTCTGTATGCTGAGCAACACCACCGCAATTTCCTTGGCTTGGACCCGCTTGAACCTCAAATTCGATAAGATGTACGCCAAGCGGGCCTTTGTCCATtggtatgtgggggaggggctggaggaaggggAGTTCCAGGATGCACGAGAGGACATGGCCTCACTCGAGAAGGATTATGAAGAAGTGGGCGTCGATTCTTCCTCACTTGACAGAAAGGGCGAAGAGGAAGAATAA